A genomic segment from Gemmatimonas aurantiaca encodes:
- a CDS encoding DUF3052 domain-containing protein: MADMPTAGYSGTPLARKLGIKAGDRVVAIGAPKHYRELLAPLPDGVTFGRTASATTRIVHLFTTERAELVTRLTTCREVLSADAMVWVSWPKKASKVPTDITEDVVRAVALPMGWVDVKVCAVDEVWSGLKLVVRVELR; the protein is encoded by the coding sequence ATGGCTGACATGCCCACCGCAGGCTACTCCGGCACCCCGCTCGCCCGCAAACTCGGCATCAAGGCCGGTGATCGGGTCGTGGCCATCGGTGCTCCGAAGCACTACCGCGAATTGCTCGCCCCGTTGCCCGATGGCGTGACGTTCGGCCGGACAGCGTCGGCGACCACCCGCATCGTACATCTCTTCACGACGGAGCGCGCCGAGCTGGTCACGCGGCTGACCACCTGTCGCGAGGTGCTATCCGCCGACGCCATGGTCTGGGTGTCGTGGCCGAAAAAAGCCTCCAAGGTGCCCACCGATATCACCGAAGACGTCGTGCGCGCGGTGGCGCTGCCCATGGGCTGGGTGGACGTGAAGGTGTGTGCCGTGGACGAGGTGTGGTCGGGGCTCAAGCTCGTGGTGCGGGTCGAGCTGCGCTGA
- a CDS encoding DUF2723 domain-containing protein: MTDNSMQQPQRRFLSSPLAAGARAVPYAGLCALIVILAGFVDLWFGGTDLASVLLVLGYVVAVPWAIWFSGHHVGAAGSSRTGIPATPAIPDDEPAPYRVAAIVGVMVLALYVVSLAPTTAMWDASEYIAAAKVLGIPHPPGNPLFVLIAHAFALLPVPLSYAGRINLLAATTSAISAALWFLVTWRALRGWRMPTVPRRVTSGAAALLGATCFTVWNQSVVNEKVYTVAMLGLAASAWCALQWHDSPAHSRRSTSWLLLFVYLCALGYTNHPAGFLPLPAFGVYVLWRRASTLLQWRVLMAAAGVMILGLSVFLYQPIRAAHHPAMNVGEPTACVGAPELACTFSAETYAKVMANVSREQYGGHRVMERQAPLSAQFGMWWQYFEWQMVRDAARTLPTLQRALAIMALGLGLFGGWMHFRRDRGSFAFFGPLVFTLTPALVVYLNFRYGATQAPELGDAVNREVRDRDYFFLWSFATWSVWVALGLGSLWQSLALRLTQRLAPHLASRDHTPTDHRPLVSSSASSSASSPVSSSTASSMGNTRAWLLTSAVMAVALIPLIGNAGAAPRRGQTFTALWARDLLESVSPNGILITSGDNDSFPVWYAQLVEGVRPDVVLAITPYLNADWYAHHLVPDVEQIPPYVELREPAVFEHGTIHAVVPAGLHLRDQLVVLQIIKNEFPKRPIHFSVGGYPGAIGLDRYVVGHGLTQRLLEHPAAENPAFLPVGNQYIDPVVSDSLWNTYRAPAALLSQGQWIDEPSVSIPYAYAYTGQLTGYVRIARGDSLAGERLLRQTDSIARAIGIVR; encoded by the coding sequence ATGACCGACAATTCGATGCAGCAACCCCAACGGCGTTTCCTTTCTTCGCCGCTGGCCGCGGGAGCGCGTGCCGTGCCGTACGCCGGACTCTGCGCCCTGATCGTGATCCTGGCGGGGTTCGTCGATCTCTGGTTCGGTGGCACCGATCTCGCCTCGGTGCTGCTCGTGCTGGGTTATGTGGTGGCCGTCCCCTGGGCCATCTGGTTTTCCGGTCATCATGTGGGAGCCGCAGGGTCGTCACGCACGGGGATACCAGCCACACCAGCGATACCTGACGATGAACCTGCACCGTACCGTGTTGCCGCGATCGTCGGTGTCATGGTGCTCGCGTTGTACGTCGTCTCGCTGGCGCCCACGACGGCCATGTGGGATGCCAGTGAATACATCGCCGCCGCCAAGGTGCTCGGCATCCCGCATCCGCCGGGCAATCCGTTGTTCGTGCTCATCGCCCATGCGTTTGCATTGTTGCCCGTGCCGCTGTCGTACGCCGGGCGCATCAATCTCCTTGCCGCCACCACGAGCGCCATCAGCGCGGCGCTCTGGTTTCTCGTCACCTGGCGGGCATTGCGTGGCTGGCGCATGCCCACGGTCCCGCGACGTGTCACGTCGGGCGCGGCAGCGCTGCTGGGCGCCACCTGCTTCACGGTGTGGAATCAGAGCGTGGTGAACGAGAAGGTGTACACCGTGGCCATGCTCGGTCTCGCCGCTTCCGCGTGGTGTGCCCTGCAATGGCATGACAGTCCGGCCCACTCGCGCCGCTCCACGAGCTGGCTGCTGCTCTTCGTGTACCTCTGCGCGCTCGGCTACACCAACCATCCAGCGGGTTTCCTGCCGCTGCCCGCCTTCGGTGTGTACGTGCTCTGGCGTCGCGCGTCCACGCTGCTGCAGTGGCGCGTGCTGATGGCAGCGGCGGGTGTCATGATCCTGGGCCTCTCGGTCTTTCTCTATCAGCCCATTCGCGCCGCACATCATCCGGCCATGAATGTGGGGGAACCCACGGCCTGCGTGGGAGCGCCGGAACTGGCGTGCACCTTCAGCGCCGAGACGTATGCCAAGGTCATGGCCAACGTGAGTCGCGAGCAGTACGGAGGTCATCGCGTGATGGAGCGTCAGGCGCCGCTGTCCGCGCAGTTCGGCATGTGGTGGCAGTACTTCGAGTGGCAGATGGTGCGCGACGCCGCACGAACGCTCCCCACACTGCAGCGCGCCCTGGCGATCATGGCGCTCGGCCTCGGGCTCTTCGGCGGATGGATGCACTTCCGGCGCGATCGTGGATCGTTTGCGTTCTTCGGCCCGCTGGTGTTCACCCTCACGCCGGCGCTGGTCGTGTATCTCAATTTCAGATACGGTGCCACCCAGGCACCGGAACTGGGCGATGCGGTCAATCGTGAAGTGCGCGATCGCGACTACTTCTTTCTCTGGAGTTTCGCCACGTGGAGCGTGTGGGTGGCGCTCGGTCTGGGATCACTGTGGCAATCCCTGGCGCTGCGGCTGACCCAGCGGCTGGCGCCACACCTCGCCTCCCGTGATCACACGCCGACGGACCATCGCCCGCTGGTATCGTCCTCGGCATCATCCTCGGCATCCTCCCCCGTGTCCTCATCGACGGCATCGTCGATGGGGAACACGCGCGCCTGGCTCCTCACCTCGGCAGTGATGGCGGTAGCACTCATCCCGCTGATCGGCAACGCCGGCGCGGCGCCCCGTCGCGGACAGACGTTCACGGCACTCTGGGCGCGGGATCTGCTGGAGTCGGTGTCTCCCAACGGCATTCTGATCACCAGCGGTGACAACGACTCGTTCCCGGTGTGGTACGCGCAACTGGTGGAAGGGGTGCGTCCCGATGTGGTGCTGGCCATCACGCCGTATCTCAATGCCGACTGGTACGCCCATCATCTCGTGCCCGATGTGGAGCAGATTCCGCCGTACGTGGAGCTGCGCGAGCCGGCCGTGTTCGAACACGGCACCATTCACGCCGTGGTGCCGGCGGGACTGCATCTGCGCGATCAGCTCGTCGTGCTGCAGATCATCAAGAACGAGTTTCCGAAACGACCGATTCATTTTTCGGTGGGCGGTTATCCCGGAGCCATCGGTCTCGATCGGTATGTGGTGGGACACGGCCTGACACAGCGTCTGCTCGAGCACCCGGCGGCGGAGAATCCCGCCTTTCTGCCGGTTGGCAACCAGTATATCGATCCGGTGGTGAGCGACTCGCTCTGGAATACCTACCGGGCACCGGCCGCGCTGCTGTCGCAGGGCCAGTGGATCGACGAACCATCCGTGTCCATTCCGTATGCCTATGCGTACACGGGACAACTCACCGGGTACGTGCGCATCGCGCGCGGCGATTCACTGGCGGGCGAACGATTGCTGCGGCAGACGGATTCCATCGCCAGGGCGATCGGGATTGTGCGGTAA
- a CDS encoding ArsC/Spx/MgsR family protein, which translates to MPPADLQVQIFGTKKSADTRKALRFFAERRVKTHFVDLAERAASLGELKRFAQKFGVEGILDRESKRFAELGLRTAMYGEERWLSILADEPYLLKQPLVRLQNKLCVGVDEKLFKEWLA; encoded by the coding sequence ATGCCACCGGCCGACCTGCAGGTTCAGATCTTCGGAACGAAAAAGAGCGCGGACACGCGCAAGGCGTTGCGGTTCTTCGCCGAACGTCGCGTGAAAACCCATTTTGTCGATCTCGCCGAGCGGGCGGCATCACTCGGCGAGCTCAAACGATTCGCGCAGAAGTTCGGCGTGGAGGGCATTCTCGACCGCGAGTCGAAGCGGTTTGCCGAACTCGGATTGCGCACGGCCATGTACGGCGAGGAGCGATGGCTCAGCATCCTCGCCGACGAACCCTATCTCCTGAAGCAGCCGTTGGTGCGTCTGCAGAACAAGCTGTGTGTCGGCGTCGACGAGAAGCTGTTCAAGGAGTGGCTGGCGTAG